The genomic stretch AGCAAAGGGGCTATCAATCATCTTTGGTGCTACCTCTTCTCAATCACGGTTCAGTCTTTGGTTGTCTAAATATTTATTCAGGAGAATCCGAGACTTTTAATCAACGAGAAGTGGAACTACTGCAAGAACTTTCTGATAGTTTGAGCTTTGGTATTGTCTCTTTACGCACCAAGCAGGAACGGAAACAGGCGGAAGTAGAACTACGGATGTCGGAAGAAAAATTCTCCAAGGTTTTTTATGGCAGTCCGATCGCCAAAGTTATTGCCAAAGTTGATGATGGAAGATATATCGATGTCAATCACGGTTTTGAAAGACTTTTTGGCTTCGAGCGCTCGGAGGTATTAGGACGTAACAGTTTGGAACTAGGCATTTTGCGGAGTCTAAGCGATCGCCAAAAAATGTTGCAGAAATTTGATGTGGATGGCAAGCTTGTAAATTACGAATTACCTTTGTACAAACGTAATGGGGATATGCTTATCTGCCATGTTTCTGCGGAATTAATCCCAATTGGTGATGAAATTTGTCGGCTTCTTGTGGTTTTGGACGTTACAGAACGTAAACAAGCCGAAATGATGATTTTGCGTCTTAATGAAGAATTAGAGCAACGGGTCAAGGATCGGACTGCGGAATTAACCCAAGCTACGGAACAATTGCGACTTACTAATCAGGAATTGCTGCGCTCAAATCAAGAACTGGAGCAATTTGCCTATGTTGCTTCCCATGATTTGCAGGAACCCTTACGGGCTGTGATGGGCTATACCCAATTACTCATGAGCGAATATGGCGATCGCTTTGATGACGTAGCAAATTCCTATGCCGAATATGTGATCGATGGGTCTAAAAGAATGCAGCAGTTGATCCAAGATTTACTTGCCTATTCACGGGTTAGTACCAGAGGCAAGGATTTTGCTCTCACTGACGGTAATGCTGTAGTCCAAGCAGCCATGCGAAACTTACAGTTAGCGATCGCTGAGAAAAATGTAGAAATCATTATTGAGCCACTACCTGTAGTTAATGGCGATCGTAGCCAACTGGTGCAGCTATTCCAAAATCTGATCGGTAATGCGATTAAATTTTGTAAAGCTGAACAGCCTCATATTCACATTTGCGCCACTAAAGTTGAGGCTCTTGGCGATCTTGAAGGAAATGAGCAAGTCCCGCATTATCTCTTTCAGGTAAGAGACAATGGTATTGGTATCAAGCCCCAATATCTTGAGCGCATTTTTGAAGTGTTTAAACGACTGCATACGCGGCGAGAATATGATGGTACTGGAATTGGGCTAGCTATTTGCAAAAAAATTGTCTTACGACATGGTGGGCAAATTTGGGCAGAATCGATGCCTAATGTGGGAACAACCTTCTTTTTTACAATTCCCTTATCCAGTACAGTCTATTGAGGCTTTGAGTAGTACAGAAATATTTTTGAAAGCGTTGCTTCGCAACGCTTTCAAAAATATTTCTGGGTTTTAATTAAGCGCAAAGCGCTGTAATGTCGAAAATGTCGAGGTTTAGTATTTGACCCTATGAGCAATAATCAGAATAATTATCCTTATCGACCAATTGAAGTTTTACTGGTCGAAGACTCTCCTAGTGATGCGAATTTGACAATCCGAGAGTTCAGCAAAGCCAAAATTGCCAATAAATTATATTGGGTTGAAAATGGGGAAGATGCCATGGACTATCTCCATGGTCGGGGGGAGTTTATCGATGTTGCGCGTCCAGATTTAATTTTGCTGGATCTGAATTTGCCTGGCATGGACGGGCGGGAAGTTCTCGCAGAGGTGAAGGCGGATATAGATTTAAAACAAATTCCAATTGTGATCTTAACTACGTCCACCGATGAAGAAGATGTGTTGCGCTCCTACAATCTCAATGCTAACTGTTATGTCAGTAAGCCCATTGATATTCATGAATTTATGCTTGCAGTACAAAGAATTAACGAGTTTTGGCTCACTACAGTTAAATTACCTCATAATTAATTAAAGGTAACATTGAAAGGAAAGTTTATAGCGCATTCTGCGAATGCACCATAGGCTAATTAGATTTTAACCAACTTGTTCTCGTTTAGCTGCCCATGAATCCAGAATCTCTCCAAGTTTTATTAGTCGAAGATAGCCCAACCGATGCGCGGCTATTTCAGCAAGTATTTCTTCGCTCCTCTGTAGGGAAGTGGTCATTGGAGATCGCTGAGCGACTAAGTGATGCAATTGGATATTGTCAATCGAACGACTTTGACTTGGTGTTACTGGATTTACAATTGCCTGATTCGGAAGGTTTAGATACCATCGCTCAATTTAATCAAGCATTTCCTGACATTCCCATTATTATTTT from Pseudanabaena sp. Chao 1811 encodes the following:
- a CDS encoding response regulator, translated to MSNNQNNYPYRPIEVLLVEDSPSDANLTIREFSKAKIANKLYWVENGEDAMDYLHGRGEFIDVARPDLILLDLNLPGMDGREVLAEVKADIDLKQIPIVILTTSTDEEDVLRSYNLNANCYVSKPIDIHEFMLAVQRINEFWLTTVKLPHN
- a CDS encoding ATP-binding protein, producing the protein MDMDYVVAQSAQDKNIINDLQRDFQIVNRALRVLSACTQAVIRAVDENTLLQNLVQLITDEAAYRMAWIGYVCYDAAKSVKPMAWAGYESDYLKTINLTWDNDHPRGQGPTGKAIRSGQPVACQNMLEDPQFEPWREAAQQRGYQSSLVLPLLNHGSVFGCLNIYSGESETFNQREVELLQELSDSLSFGIVSLRTKQERKQAEVELRMSEEKFSKVFYGSPIAKVIAKVDDGRYIDVNHGFERLFGFERSEVLGRNSLELGILRSLSDRQKMLQKFDVDGKLVNYELPLYKRNGDMLICHVSAELIPIGDEICRLLVVLDVTERKQAEMMILRLNEELEQRVKDRTAELTQATEQLRLTNQELLRSNQELEQFAYVASHDLQEPLRAVMGYTQLLMSEYGDRFDDVANSYAEYVIDGSKRMQQLIQDLLAYSRVSTRGKDFALTDGNAVVQAAMRNLQLAIAEKNVEIIIEPLPVVNGDRSQLVQLFQNLIGNAIKFCKAEQPHIHICATKVEALGDLEGNEQVPHYLFQVRDNGIGIKPQYLERIFEVFKRLHTRREYDGTGIGLAICKKIVLRHGGQIWAESMPNVGTTFFFTIPLSSTVY